Proteins from one Pseudomonas bijieensis genomic window:
- a CDS encoding heavy metal translocating P-type ATPase, which produces MTTPQPCYHCALPVPPGSRFTAVVLGETRELCCPGCQAVAEAIVAGGLESYYLHRSEASANPDTLPVQLTDELALYDRPDVQQSFVRHEGELAETTLLMEGISCAACGWLIEKQLRNLPAVAEARLNLSNHRLHVRWADAQLPLSTLLAELRQIGYVAHPYQADQACEQLAAQNRLALRQLGVAGLLWFQAMMATMATWPEFNIDLSPEMHTILRWVALFLTTPIVFYSCAPFFKGAMRDLRTRHLTMDVSVSLAIGSAYIAGIWTSITGVGELYFDAVGMFALFLLAGRYLERRARERTAAATAQLVNLLPASCLRLEANGQSERILLSELRTGDRVLVHPGAVLPADGKILDGQSSIDESLLTGEYLPQPRQVGDAVTAGTLNVEGALTVEVLALGQDTRLSAIVRLLERAQAEKPRLAEIADRAAQWFLLFSLVAAAAIGLLWWQLDASRAFWIVLAMLVATCPCALSLATPTALTAATGTLHKLGLLLTRGHVLEGLNQIDTVIFDKTGTLTEGRLALRAIRPLAVLDSDQCLALAAALENRSEHPIARAFGRAPLAAEQVQSTPGLGLEGLVAAQRLRIGQPGFVCELSGASVPLMPDEPGQWLLLGDEIGPLAWFVLDDRLRVDAPALLAACKARGWRTLLLSGDSSPMVASVAAELGIDEARGGLRPDDKLAVLQQLHQQGRKVLMLGDGVNDVPVLAAADISVAMGSATDLAKTSADAVLLSNRLDALVHAFSLARRTRRVIIENLVWAGLYNGLMLPFAALGWITPVWAAVGMSISSLTVVLNALRLTRQPKVQVIDATPDTRPLPA; this is translated from the coding sequence TGGAAAGCTATTACCTGCATCGCAGCGAAGCGTCAGCCAACCCCGACACCCTGCCTGTCCAACTGACCGATGAACTGGCGCTGTACGATCGCCCCGACGTGCAGCAATCGTTCGTGCGCCATGAAGGCGAACTGGCCGAAACCACCTTGTTGATGGAAGGCATCAGTTGCGCCGCCTGTGGCTGGTTGATCGAAAAACAGCTGCGCAACCTGCCGGCCGTGGCCGAAGCACGGCTGAACCTGTCCAATCATCGCCTGCATGTACGCTGGGCCGACGCCCAATTGCCGCTGAGCACGTTGCTCGCCGAGTTGCGCCAGATCGGCTACGTCGCCCACCCGTACCAGGCCGACCAGGCCTGTGAACAACTCGCCGCACAAAACCGCCTGGCCCTGCGCCAATTGGGCGTGGCCGGCCTGTTGTGGTTCCAGGCAATGATGGCGACCATGGCCACCTGGCCGGAATTCAACATCGACCTGAGCCCGGAGATGCACACCATCCTGCGCTGGGTCGCGCTGTTCCTCACCACCCCTATCGTCTTCTACAGCTGCGCGCCATTCTTCAAAGGCGCCATGCGCGACCTGCGCACCCGGCATCTGACCATGGACGTTTCGGTGTCCCTGGCCATCGGCAGCGCCTACATTGCCGGGATCTGGACATCGATTACCGGCGTCGGCGAGTTGTACTTCGATGCCGTCGGCATGTTCGCCCTGTTCCTGCTGGCCGGCCGCTACCTGGAACGCCGCGCCCGGGAGCGCACCGCCGCCGCCACCGCCCAATTGGTCAACCTGCTGCCGGCCTCGTGTCTGCGCCTGGAGGCGAACGGCCAGAGCGAACGCATCCTGCTCAGCGAATTGCGCACCGGTGACCGGGTACTGGTGCATCCGGGGGCGGTCCTGCCGGCCGACGGCAAGATCCTCGATGGGCAGTCCAGCATCGACGAATCGCTGCTGACCGGCGAATACCTGCCACAACCTCGCCAAGTGGGCGATGCGGTCACTGCGGGCACGCTGAACGTCGAAGGGGCCCTGACGGTCGAGGTACTGGCCCTCGGGCAAGACACCCGATTGTCGGCCATCGTGCGGCTTTTGGAGCGGGCCCAGGCCGAGAAGCCGCGGCTGGCGGAAATCGCCGATCGTGCCGCCCAATGGTTCCTGTTGTTCTCGCTGGTCGCGGCGGCGGCCATCGGCCTGTTGTGGTGGCAGCTGGATGCCTCGCGGGCCTTCTGGATCGTACTGGCGATGCTCGTCGCCACCTGCCCTTGCGCGCTGTCCCTGGCTACACCGACGGCCCTCACCGCTGCCACCGGCACCTTGCACAAACTCGGCCTGCTGCTGACGCGCGGTCATGTGCTGGAAGGCCTGAACCAGATCGACACGGTCATTTTCGACAAGACCGGCACCCTCACCGAAGGCCGCCTGGCGTTACGCGCGATTCGGCCATTGGCGGTCCTCGACAGCGATCAATGCCTGGCCTTGGCCGCAGCCCTGGAAAACCGTTCGGAACACCCCATCGCCCGCGCCTTCGGCCGCGCGCCCTTGGCCGCCGAGCAGGTGCAGAGCACGCCGGGGCTGGGGCTGGAAGGGCTGGTGGCCGCACAACGCCTGCGCATCGGCCAGCCCGGTTTTGTCTGCGAACTGAGTGGCGCTTCCGTACCGCTGATGCCGGACGAACCCGGGCAATGGCTGTTGCTGGGCGATGAGATCGGGCCGCTGGCCTGGTTCGTCCTCGATGACCGCTTGCGCGTCGATGCCCCTGCCCTGCTGGCGGCCTGCAAGGCGCGGGGCTGGCGCACGCTGCTGTTGTCGGGTGACAGTTCACCGATGGTTGCCAGCGTCGCCGCCGAACTGGGCATCGATGAGGCCCGGGGCGGCCTGCGCCCGGACGACAAACTGGCCGTGTTGCAACAGTTGCACCAACAGGGCCGCAAGGTGCTGATGCTCGGTGATGGTGTGAATGACGTGCCAGTGTTGGCGGCGGCGGACATCAGTGTCGCCATGGGCTCGGCCACCGACCTGGCCAAGACCAGCGCCGACGCGGTGTTGCTGTCCAACCGCCTCGACGCCCTGGTCCATGCCTTCAGCCTGGCCCGACGCACCCGCCGGGTGATCATCGAGAACCTGGTGTGGGCAGGGCTGTACAATGGCCTCATGTTGCCGTTCGCCGCCCTCGGCTGGATTACGCCGGTGTGGGCCGCGGTCGGCATGTCCATCAGTTCGTTGACCGTGGTGTTGAATGCGCTGAGGCTGACCCGTCAGCCCAAGGTGCAGGTTATCGACGCCACGCCCGATACCCGCCCGCTGCCGGCCTGA